The Mycoplasma nasistruthionis genome contains a region encoding:
- a CDS encoding cysteine hydrolase family protein: MNNKVVIVIDMLNGFAKQGALYSKNIKDIIPTIKEIVEEHDNVIFVADSHSPNDIEMKQYPLHCLTDTEEAQIVSELAGYANSDNIVYKNTTNAFWDLNISSLIKKYNEFILVGCCTDICVMQLALSLKTYLNKIESEQKIIVYQNATATFDTPEHEASTYHEFTLNIMKQAGVKIKTWDK; this comes from the coding sequence ATGAACAATAAAGTTGTAATAGTTATAGATATGTTAAATGGATTTGCTAAGCAAGGTGCTCTGTATTCAAAGAATATCAAAGACATAATTCCGACAATCAAAGAGATTGTAGAAGAACATGACAATGTTATTTTTGTAGCAGATTCCCATTCTCCTAATGATATTGAAATGAAACAGTATCCGCTACACTGTTTAACAGATACAGAAGAAGCACAAATAGTTTCTGAATTAGCAGGTTATGCTAATTCAGATAATATAGTTTATAAAAATACAACTAATGCATTTTGAGATTTAAATATTAGTAGCTTAATTAAAAAATATAATGAGTTTATTTTAGTAGGTTGTTGTACCGATATTTGTGTTATGCAATTAGCACTAAGTTTAAAAACTTATTTAAACAAAATTGAAAGTGAACAAAAAATAATTGTTTATCAAAATGCAACAGCAACTTTTGACACACCAGAGCATGAAGCGTCAACATATCACGAATTTACTTTAAATATAATGAAACAAGCTGGAGTAAAAATTAAAACATGGGACAAATAG
- a CDS encoding Smr/MutS family protein codes for MGQIEIDLHGLRSEEAEIEIAQHLFDLKRYRVDSILFITGIGTKVLKTTLETILDKENMSYQVVNSGGAYLVRMREDSYNYDDFDEYDSSNITDNEINELFEQFK; via the coding sequence ATGGGACAAATAGAAATTGATTTACATGGTTTAAGATCAGAAGAAGCTGAAATTGAAATTGCACAACATCTTTTTGATTTAAAAAGATACAGAGTCGATTCAATTTTATTTATTACCGGAATTGGCACTAAAGTTTTAAAAACAACTTTAGAAACTATTTTAGATAAAGAAAATATGTCTTATCAAGTTGTTAATAGTGGTGGAGCATATTTAGTAAGAATGAGAGAAGATTCTTATAACTATGATGATTTTGATGAATATGATTCATCAAATATAACAGACAATGAAATAAATGAATTATTTGAACAATTTAAGTAG
- a CDS encoding DNA-formamidopyrimidine glycosylase family protein: MPEYPEVTTVSRSLNNLLENKTIINIEVKRDKLIKNTSAVGFKDFLVNKKILKVSNIGKYIVFDFDDKSRLISHLRMSGKYYVIDLKDLEARKNESHDYVYFI; the protein is encoded by the coding sequence ATGCCTGAATATCCTGAAGTTACTACGGTAAGTCGTAGCCTAAATAATTTATTAGAAAATAAAACAATTATTAATATTGAAGTTAAAAGAGATAAATTAATCAAAAACACGAGTGCTGTAGGGTTTAAAGATTTTTTAGTCAATAAAAAAATATTAAAAGTATCAAATATAGGTAAATACATTGTTTTTGACTTTGATGACAAATCTAGACTAATTAGTCACCTTAGAATGTCTGGAAAGTACTACGTCATAGACTTAAAAGACTTAGAAGCTAGAAAAAATGAATCTCATGACTACGTATATTTTATTTAA